A portion of the Anaerolineae bacterium genome contains these proteins:
- a CDS encoding SPFH domain-containing protein: MARIIDVIDHVNVMDDELTYREPQAGGGDWRMGSQVIVQESQAAVFVRQGEVLDALGPGNHTLSTANLPILSGLIGMVTGGRNPFTADLYFVNQKDLPQVPWGTNPPIVMETPGKGMGVVLLVTHGVMDIGIDDPVRFVRQYAIGKPILRIPDIKDRLQSMLLGEITTLIGSAGVTSVPEANQLLNDLEGALMARLNEKFGALGMRFKAIEMKPFTAKEATLDELRNYMSMEAYERVRRLDIAQAAAQNTGAGGALAGAGVGLGVGQSIGATLNPEQAALQQQLQQQQMMMQQMMMQMMQQNVQQAAAPQNATPQTREQIQAILDNLDMRFANGEISEEVYKSLVAKWQARLNG; the protein is encoded by the coding sequence ATGGCGCGGATTATTGATGTCATTGACCATGTCAATGTGATGGATGATGAGCTAACGTACCGCGAACCGCAGGCTGGCGGCGGTGACTGGCGGATGGGGTCGCAGGTGATCGTTCAGGAAAGCCAGGCGGCAGTCTTTGTGCGTCAGGGAGAAGTCCTGGACGCGCTAGGGCCAGGCAACCATACGCTTTCAACAGCGAATCTGCCGATTCTTTCCGGTTTGATTGGTATGGTGACTGGCGGGCGCAACCCCTTCACCGCCGATCTGTATTTCGTCAACCAGAAAGACCTGCCGCAGGTGCCCTGGGGGACGAATCCTCCCATCGTGATGGAGACGCCGGGGAAGGGCATGGGGGTTGTCCTGCTGGTGACCCACGGGGTGATGGACATCGGTATCGATGATCCGGTGCGCTTTGTGCGCCAGTATGCGATCGGTAAGCCCATCCTGCGCATCCCAGACATCAAAGATCGGCTGCAATCAATGCTTTTGGGCGAGATCACGACACTGATTGGCAGCGCCGGTGTGACCAGCGTCCCGGAAGCCAACCAGTTGCTCAACGATCTCGAGGGTGCGTTGATGGCTCGCCTGAACGAGAAGTTCGGCGCGCTGGGGATGCGCTTCAAAGCTATTGAGATGAAACCCTTCACAGCTAAGGAAGCCACCCTTGATGAACTGCGCAACTACATGAGCATGGAGGCGTATGAGCGTGTTCGTCGGCTGGACATCGCTCAGGCCGCCGCTCAGAATACCGGCGCGGGTGGTGCACTGGCCGGGGCCGGGGTTGGCCTGGGAGTCGGACAGAGCATCGGCGCGACACTCAACCCGGAGCAGGCTGCTTTGCAGCAGCAACTCCAGCAACAACAGATGATGATGCAACAGATGATGATGCAGATGATGCAGCAGAATGTGCAGCAAGCTGCTGCGCCGCAAAACGCTACCCCCCAGACTCGCGAACAGATTCAGGCGATTCTGGACAATCTGGACATGCGGTTTGCCAATGGCGAGATCAGCGAAGAGGTGTATAAGAGTCTTGTGGCCAAGTGGCAGGCCAGGCTCAACGGCTAA
- a CDS encoding sigma-70 family RNA polymerase sigma factor: MTVTEATRDPILDLLLSQGDKQGYLTYDDILAVLPPEHQDDVSRLDEILELLAESGISVLSEPPGDEQFARQLGDVAGAADLTTIEEFDLRDDAGYQQALETDDVVGLYLKEAGRVPLLTAEQEVALARRIESAALAREQLEEYGDSLDPDTRYELERIIADGEEAQEHLIRANARLVVSIAKKYVGRGVAFLDLIQEGNIGLIRAVRKFEYRRGHKFSTYATWWIRQAVSRAVADQGRTIRVPVHMGDQINRLLRVSALLAQQLGRDPTIEELAEAMETEPERVSELMEISRRPVSLDEPTNDEQDAEIGDFIEDITSPSPPQIVADQLLRQQVNELLNRLPEREAYILKLRYGLLDGRVHTLEEVGQEIGVTRERVRQLEAQALNRLRHSSALMLRDYLVED, from the coding sequence ATGACGGTGACAGAAGCAACCCGCGATCCTATTCTTGACCTGCTGCTCTCCCAAGGAGACAAGCAGGGATATCTGACCTACGATGACATTCTGGCGGTTCTCCCACCGGAACACCAGGATGATGTTTCCAGGCTTGATGAGATTCTGGAACTCCTGGCAGAGTCCGGCATTTCTGTTCTGTCGGAACCGCCTGGAGATGAGCAATTTGCCAGACAACTGGGCGATGTCGCCGGCGCAGCCGACCTCACTACCATTGAGGAATTTGATCTGCGAGACGACGCAGGCTACCAGCAAGCCCTGGAAACCGATGACGTCGTTGGCCTTTACCTCAAGGAAGCCGGGCGTGTTCCTTTGCTGACTGCCGAGCAGGAGGTTGCCCTGGCGCGACGGATTGAATCGGCGGCGCTGGCCAGGGAGCAACTTGAGGAATATGGCGATTCGCTCGATCCGGATACCCGCTATGAGCTTGAGAGGATCATCGCTGACGGTGAAGAGGCGCAGGAGCATCTCATCAGGGCTAATGCCAGGCTGGTTGTCAGCATCGCCAAGAAGTATGTTGGGCGTGGTGTGGCATTCCTAGACCTGATTCAGGAAGGTAACATCGGCCTGATCCGCGCCGTGCGTAAGTTCGAATACCGGCGTGGCCACAAGTTCAGTACCTATGCTACCTGGTGGATCCGCCAGGCGGTTAGCCGGGCGGTCGCCGATCAAGGCCGTACAATTCGCGTGCCGGTGCACATGGGCGACCAGATCAATCGCCTGCTGCGCGTGTCGGCGTTGCTTGCCCAGCAACTGGGCCGCGATCCCACCATCGAAGAACTGGCCGAGGCGATGGAGACCGAGCCAGAACGTGTTTCGGAACTTATGGAAATCTCGCGCCGTCCGGTCAGCCTGGATGAGCCAACCAACGACGAACAGGATGCTGAGATCGGGGACTTCATCGAAGACATCACGTCCCCTTCCCCGCCCCAGATCGTGGCCGATCAATTGTTGCGCCAGCAGGTTAACGAGCTGCTTAACCGTCTGCCAGAACGCGAGGCTTACATCCTCAAGTTGCGCTATGGCCTGTTGGATGGCCGGGTTCATACGTTGGAAGAGGTCGGCCAGGAGATCGGGGTAACCCGTGAACGGGTGCGCCAGCTGGAAGCTCAGGCACTTAACCGGCTGCGTCACTCGTCTGCACTGATGTTGCGTGACTACCTGGTCGAGGATTGA